The segment CCGCCGAGATCCTCGTCGCCACGCCCACCGAACCAGCGACACACCACCAGGAGTCGGCATGATCCAGATGGCGGACATCCGCGAGTGGCGAACCCACGACGTGGTGGACACGCGGGGCCACAGGATCGGTGAGCTGGAGGCGGTCTACGTCGACACCAGTACCGACGAGCCGGCCATGGCCACGGTCCGCGTCGGCCTGCCCACCCGACACCGTCTGGTGTTCGTCCCCCTGGACGGTGCGACGGTGGGGCCGGGCTACGTGAGGGTCGCCCATGACAAGGCGCTGGTGAAGCAGTGCCCTTCGATCGGCAGCGACGACGTACTTCCCGCCGAGGACGAGGAGGCGGTCTTCCGGCACTACGACCTCCCCTACCAGCCCGGGGCGAACGGCGAACGCCAGCTGGCCCGCCGCTGAGCTCCCCAACCGACCGAGGGGGCCGCCCTCATGACGCTCTTCCTGGCCGTGATCATCATCGCGATCGTGCTGGGCATCATCGGTGTCACCGCCGACGGACTGCTCTTCCTGCTCATCATCGGCATCGTGCTGCTGGTGGCGGACCTCATCTACATCACCATGCGCATGCGCCGCTCCGCCCATCGCCGCCCTGTCAGGTGACCCCGACGCGCCGGGCGAACCGGTCTGGACAGCGACGGACCCTGTCCACTGCGTGTGAGGGCGCACATGGGCTCAACCGAGGGCGGCGAGATGGTCGGCGTCGCCACCGCGCCACTCGATGAGGAAGATGGTCGCGTCGTCGCCGGTGACGCCGCCTCGTTCCTGTTTCAGGGAGTGGGAGAGCGTGCGCACCACCGACCGCACCGCCGTGTGGTCACGGACGGCTCGGTTGGTGCACTCGATGAGCCGCTCCTCGCCGAACTGTTCCCCGCCGGGTCGATGCTCTTCGATCATGCCGTCGGTGAAACACAGCAGCCGGTCCCCGGGCTGCAGCATCCGCTCGCTGACCACCGGCTCCTCACCACCGAAGCCGACCGGCCAAACGGCTCCCAAGACGGCCCCGGAAACCACTCAGGGGCCTGATCCGATTTCTCGGATCAGGCCCCTGACCTGGTCTTGCGGCTGTCGGGGTGGCGGGATTTGAACCCACGACCTCTTCGTCCCGAACGAAGCGCGCTGCCAAGCTGCGCTACACCCCGATGTCGCTGCTCTGTTCTTCACGTCGCGGCGACATCGATTACTTTAGCCCACGCGCGCGCTGAGACGAAATCCGGTTTTCGCGGGGTCGCGGCGCAGGTCGGATGCGGTCCAGGCCGACGATCGCGAGGCCGAGGGCGTAGAAGGCCGCGCCGAGGACGCACTCGATGACCAGGCCCGTCGCGGCGGACAGGGCGACCACGCTGCGGAAGGCGGCGGCGTAGGGCCTGCGGACGGTGGGGAGCGCGGCGGCGGCCGGGACTGCGGAGGCGCGGTTCGGCGTGAGCATGCCCCCTGCCGTAGGAGGAGGGGGATCCGGCGCGCAGCGGCGGCTACCCGCGCGCCGTCAGGGTCAGCAGCGTGACCTCGGGCGGGCAGGCGAAACGGACCGGGGTGAAGCGGTTGGTGCCGCAGCCCGCCGAGACGTGGAGGTACGACGTCCGGTCGGCGACCGTGTGCGTGGAGAGCCCCTTCACCCGGTCGGTGTCCAGGTCGCAGTTGGTGACGAGCGCCCCGTAGAAGGGGATGCACAGCTGCCCGCCGTGGGTGTGCCCGGCGAGGATCAGCTCGTACCCGTCGGCCGTGAACGCGTCCAGCGAGCGCAGGTACGGGGCATGGACCACGCCCACCGTGAAGTCGGCCCCGGTGTCGGGGCCGCCGGCCACCCGCTCGTACCGGTCGCGCTTGATGTGCGGGTCGTCGAGGCCGGTGAACGCGAGCTCCGCCTGCGGCAGCTTGAGCCGGCCGCGGGTGTTGGTGAGGTCCACCCAGCCCGCCGCGTCGAACGCGTCCCGCATCCCCTCCCAGGGGTTGTGGACGGCGCCGACGACCGGCTTGTTGCCGTTGAGGCCGTGCCGGCCCTGGACCTTCTCCATCAGATAGCGGCCGGGGTTGCGGGGCGTGGGCCCGTAGTAGTCGTTGGAGCCGAAGACGTACACGCCCGGGAACTCCATCAGCGGGCCGAGCGCGTCGAGGACCTCCGGTACCGCTTTCGGGTCGGAGAGGTTGTCGCCGGTGTTGACGACGAAGTCCGGGCGGAGCCCGGCGAGGGACTGGAGCCAGGCCCGCTTCTTGCCCTGGCCGCTCACCATGTGGATGTCGGAGACCTGCAGGACCCGCAGGTCGTCCATGCCTGGCGGGAGCACCGGGACCGTCACACGGCGGAGCCGGAAAGAGCGGGCCTCGAAGCCGGCCGCGTAGACGATTCCGGCGGCGGCCGTCGCCGTGAGGCCTGCCGTGATCTTCAGGGGGAGCCCGTACCGTGCGCGCATTCCCCCATCGTCGCAGACCCCGGAGGCGTAAATGCGCGGGCGGGTGGGGCGGCACACCTGCCACACTTGGCCTCATGACCACGCTCAAGGCGAAGCTCCAGGCCGACCTCAACGCCGCGATCCGGGAGCGCGACGAACTGCGCTCCTCGACCCTGCGGCTGACCATCACCGCGATCACCAAGGAGGAGGTCGCGGGCAAGACCAAGCGCGAACTCTCCGACGACGAGGTGCAGAAGGTGATCGCCAAGGAGGCGAAGAAGCGCCGCGAGGCCGCGGACGCCTTCGCCCAGGGCGGTCGCACCGAGTCCGCCGAGCGGGAGAAGGCGGAGGGCGTCCTCCTCGACGCGTACCTGCCGAAGCAGCTCAGCGACGAGGAGATCGACGGGATCGTCGCGGCGGCCGTCGCGGAGGCCAAGGCCGCCGGCGCCGAGGGCCCGCGTGCCATGGGCGCCGTCATGAAGATCGTGAACCCGAAGGTGGCCGGCCAGGCCGACGGCGGCCGGGTCGCCGCCTCCGTGAAGAAGCTCCTCGCGGGCTGATTCGGGCGGACCACAGCCGAGAGGGCGCCCCGCGGATGCGGGGCGCCCTCTCGGTGTGTACGGGGTAAGGGGACCGTCAGCGGTTTCCGCCGCGGCCGTTTCCGCCGCCCAGCATGTCCGGCGGGATGGTGATGCCGGGGAACGGGTTGGTCGGGGGCTTGGTGTCGCCCGGCTTGTTGTCGCCCGGCTTACGGGGCTTCTTCGGCTTGTTCGGACCCTCGTCGCCGTCTTCCTTGTCCTTGGGCTTCTCGGCCCGAGGTACGGAGATGGGGGCGAAGCCCGGCGTCTCGGAGGCGTCGAGGGCGCCCGTCATCGCGATCTTCCAGATGGGGCCGGGGAGGCAGCCACCACAGACCTTGGCGTAGTACTCCCCGCCGATGGTGATCTGGTACATCGGCTTCTGCTCGCCGACGTCGTCGCCGACCCAGACCGCGGTGGACAGGTTCGGGGTGTAGCCGACGAACCAGGCGTCCTTGCGGTCGTTGGTCGTACCGGTCTTGCCCGCGTTGTCGCGGTCGCTCAGACCGGCCTTCGTACCGGTGCCGTCCTCGACGACGCCCTTCAGCATCTGGTTGATCAGGTCGGCGGTGCGCTCGCTCATCGCCCGTGTGCACGTGGTGTCCGGGACGTTGAGCTTGTCGCCGTTGGCGGCCTTGACCGACTCGATGGCGACCGGAGTGCAGTGCAGACCCCGGTTGGCGAAGGCGGCGTAGGCGGAGGCCATCGCCAGCGGGGTGCTGACCTGGCTGCCGAGGGTGAGCGCCGGCGTCACTTCGAGCGGCTTGCCGTCACCGCGGGCGTATCCCAGCTTCTGCGCCATCTGGGCGGTCTCGCAGAGTCCGGCCTGCTGCTCCAGAAGCACGAAGTAGGTGTTGATGGACTTGCCGAGCGCACCCGTCATGTCCCAGGAGCCG is part of the Streptomyces sp. NBC_00250 genome and harbors:
- a CDS encoding PRC-barrel domain-containing protein, with amino-acid sequence MIQMADIREWRTHDVVDTRGHRIGELEAVYVDTSTDEPAMATVRVGLPTRHRLVFVPLDGATVGPGYVRVAHDKALVKQCPSIGSDDVLPAEDEEAVFRHYDLPYQPGANGERQLARR
- a CDS encoding metallophosphoesterase, whose translation is MRARYGLPLKITAGLTATAAAGIVYAAGFEARSFRLRRVTVPVLPPGMDDLRVLQVSDIHMVSGQGKKRAWLQSLAGLRPDFVVNTGDNLSDPKAVPEVLDALGPLMEFPGVYVFGSNDYYGPTPRNPGRYLMEKVQGRHGLNGNKPVVGAVHNPWEGMRDAFDAAGWVDLTNTRGRLKLPQAELAFTGLDDPHIKRDRYERVAGGPDTGADFTVGVVHAPYLRSLDAFTADGYELILAGHTHGGQLCIPFYGALVTNCDLDTDRVKGLSTHTVADRTSYLHVSAGCGTNRFTPVRFACPPEVTLLTLTARG
- a CDS encoding GatB/YqeY domain-containing protein, which translates into the protein MTTLKAKLQADLNAAIRERDELRSSTLRLTITAITKEEVAGKTKRELSDDEVQKVIAKEAKKRREAADAFAQGGRTESAEREKAEGVLLDAYLPKQLSDEEIDGIVAAAVAEAKAAGAEGPRAMGAVMKIVNPKVAGQADGGRVAASVKKLLAG